The following proteins are encoded in a genomic region of Takifugu flavidus isolate HTHZ2018 chromosome 3, ASM371156v2, whole genome shotgun sequence:
- the LOC130522606 gene encoding PTB domain-containing engulfment adapter protein 1-like, which produces MFSDEDSEISFTVKFLGRVEVVCPDGLQMLEEALESLKTPDTYSTEKKGKKSKVYLFLSLSGLDILEYKTKFLLYSCPLSTVSFCAVLPTFPEVFGFVARHPAANTYHCYMFQSKKFSHVLVSVIGDAFQISKREESVRGGRDLIVESLRHKNKVLQKENAELKKKLTGQTN; this is translated from the exons ATGTTTTCAGATGAAGACAGTGAGATCTCCTTTACGGTTAAG TTTCTTGGCCGTGTTGAGGTTGTTTGCCCAGATGGACTACAGATGTTAGAGGAAGCGCTGGAGAGTCTAAAG ACACCAGATACCTACTCCActgaaaagaaaggaaagaagagtAAAGTCTATCTTTTCCTATCACTGAGTGGTTTGGACATTTTGGAATACAAAACCAAG TTTCTGCTCTATTCCTGCCCTTTGTCTACTGTCTCCTTCTGTGCTGTCCTCCCAACCTTTCCTGAAGTCTTTGGCTTCGTGGCCCGACATCCTGCAGCGAACACATACCACTGCTATATGTTTCAAAGCAAGAAGTTT TCTCATGTCCTAGTCTCAGTTATTGGAGATGCCTTCCAAATTTCAAAGAGAGAGGAAAGTGTGAGGGGAGGACGAGACCTCATTGTGGAATCACTCAGACATAAG aACAAAGTGttgcaaaaagaaaatgcagaGCTAAAGAAGAAACTTACTGGACAGACAAACTGA